From one Pseudomonas sp. S35 genomic stretch:
- a CDS encoding DUF411 domain-containing protein, translating to MKNPLRLALLCALFTTTLAQAADLIPIDVHRDANCGCCKKWISHLQSNGFKVNDHVEADMSAVKQRLGVAPRLGSCHTAVIDGKFVEGHVPAEQVLALRKRDDLLGIAAPGMPMGSPGMEMDGRSEAYQIIGLTREGNDVVVAQYPAH from the coding sequence ATGAAAAACCCATTGCGATTGGCCCTGCTGTGCGCGCTGTTCACCACCACCCTGGCCCAGGCCGCCGACCTTATTCCCATCGACGTGCACCGTGACGCCAATTGCGGCTGCTGCAAAAAGTGGATCAGCCACCTGCAAAGCAACGGCTTCAAGGTCAACGACCATGTCGAAGCCGACATGAGCGCGGTCAAGCAACGCCTGGGCGTCGCCCCGCGCCTAGGCTCGTGCCACACCGCCGTGATCGACGGCAAGTTCGTCGAAGGCCATGTACCCGCCGAACAGGTGCTGGCCTTGCGCAAGCGCGACGACCTGTTGGGCATCGCCGCACCGGGCATGCCAATGGGCTCGCCGGGCATGGAAATGGATGGGCGCAGCGAGGCCTATCAAATCATAGGCCTGACCCGCGAGGGCAACGATGTGGTGGTGGCCCAATACCCGGCGCACTGA
- a CDS encoding SRPBCC family protein → MRAAEQSVRLERISQERFIQAPIDAVYDYVTQPDRWHEWHPTSLSAETGTRGSLPAGARFTEMIDLLGVRVPMSYRVQIASRPSEFKTVFTSLAVDGSIHYFLQPFRDGTLFKRVLTYETELQLVSLHERMIELSAIALDQLKHRMENSNFV, encoded by the coding sequence ATGCGCGCTGCCGAGCAGTCGGTCCGCTTGGAGCGGATCAGTCAGGAACGTTTCATCCAGGCCCCTATTGATGCCGTTTACGACTACGTGACCCAGCCGGATCGCTGGCATGAATGGCACCCCACATCCCTCAGTGCCGAGACTGGCACCCGCGGCTCCCTCCCTGCCGGTGCGCGGTTTACCGAAATGATCGACCTGCTGGGGGTACGCGTGCCCATGAGCTACCGCGTGCAGATCGCAAGCCGTCCCAGCGAGTTCAAGACTGTGTTCACGTCCCTGGCCGTCGACGGTTCCATCCACTATTTTTTGCAGCCCTTTCGCGACGGCACCCTGTTCAAGCGTGTGCTCACCTATGAAACCGAACTGCAACTGGTCAGCCTGCACGAGCGCATGATCGAGCTGTCGGCCATTGCCCTGGACCAGCTCAAGCACCGGATGGAAAACTCGAATTTTGTATAA